The proteins below come from a single Vidua macroura isolate BioBank_ID:100142 chromosome 17, ASM2450914v1, whole genome shotgun sequence genomic window:
- the ARFRP1 gene encoding ADP-ribosylation factor-related protein 1 yields the protein MYTLLSGLYKYMFQRDEYCVLILGLDNAGKTTFLEQTKTRFNKNYKGMSLSKITTTVGLNIGTIDVGKTRLMFWDLGGQEELQSLWDKYYAESHGVIYVIDSTDEERLSESKRAFEKMITSEALEGVPILVLANKQDVETCLSIPDIKTAFSDCINKIGKRDCLTQACSALTGKGVNEGIEWMVKCVVRNIHRPPRKKDIT from the exons ATGTATACGCTGCTGTCAGGGCTCTATAAATACATGTTCCAGAGGGATGAGTACTGTGTCCTGATCCTGGGTTTGGACAATGCTGGTAAAACT ACCTTCCTTGAACAAACTAAGACCCGATTTAACAAGAACTACAAAGGGATGAGTTTGTCCAAAATCACAACCACTGTAGGCTTAAACA TTGGAACTATTGATGTTGGCAAAACTCGGCTCATGTTCTGGGACCTTggtgggcaggaggagctgcagtcaCTTTGGGACAAG TACTATGCTGAATCTCACGGGGTGATCTATGTTATTGACTCCACTGATGAGGAGAGGCTCTCCGAGTCCAAAAGAGCTTTTG AGAAGATGATTACCAGTGAAGCTCTGGAAGGGGTTCCCATTCTGGTGTTGGCCAACAAGCAGGATGTAGAG ACTTGTCTGTCAATACCCGATATCAAGACAGCATTTAGTGACTGCATTAACAAAATTGGGAAGAGAGACTGCCTGACACAAGCCTGCTCGGCCCTTACTGG CAAAGGGGTGAACGAAGGAATTGAATGGATGGTGAAGTGTGTGGTGAGGAACATCCACCGCCCCCCAAGAAAGAAGGACATCACGTAG
- the ZGPAT gene encoding zinc finger CCCH-type with G patch domain-containing protein: MDEESLEAAIQTYNAQLQQVELALGAGQDPSQQSDLIQLQEDLKQLIELTESSLVAVKKSKLLATLDTDASSSSPAGLPGQDSQLESSAQDEEYAAFKEAIAGLGTDEGPAADDNEISSEREGETGDKSTSKCSEEEEESEREEEEELSGMKVKAPYYSSWGTLEYHNAMIVGTEELEDGSAGVRVLYLYPTHKSLKPCPFFLDDKCRFKENCRFSHGQVVAVEELQPFQEPDLSSLGVGSACLAKHSDGIWYTAKITDVDSGYYTVKFDSLLLKEAVVEGDSVIPPLRSEDAAESGESDEDSVDDSGYAKVIDSGVPENGEWTPACSSSFGGWEAHTRGIGSKLLVQMGYEFGKGLGKNGEGRVEPVQAVVLPRGKSLDQCAEVLQKKKQGKLEPGKSRKCRAKGSSSGQPGGRKAPRNVFDFLNEKLRGKSAGDKAGGMALPQRNSKEIYHASKSTKKALSVSLFQTTEKIEQTQRDIRGIQQALARNIGRHSIAAAQLEEKLADAHKQLGQLQAQEARLQREQKKADTHKKMTEF; the protein is encoded by the exons ATGGATGAAGAGAGTCTGGAAGCAGCGATCCAGACCTACAAcgcccagctgcagcaggtggaGCTGGCGCTGGGGGCGGGCCAGGACCCATCGCAGCAGTCGGACCTgatccagctgcaggaggatttGAAGCAGCTCATAGAACTGACCGAGTCGAGCCTGGTGGCTGTGAAAAAGAGCAAACTTTTGGCCACTTTGGACACAgacgcctcctcctcctccccagcaggtCTCCCAGGGCAAGATTCCCAGCTGGAGAGCTCTGCCCAAGATGAGGAATACGCTGCTTTTAAGGAAGCCATTGCTGGGCTTGGAACAGATGAGGGGCCTGCAGCTGATGACAACGAGATCTCCTcggagagagagggagaaacgGGGGATAAATCCACATCAAAGTGcagtgaagaggaggaggagtctgagagggaggaggaggaggagttgaGTGGGATGAAGGTTAAAGCCCCCTACTACAGCTCCTGGGGGACCCTGGAGTACCACAATGCCATGATTGTGggcacagaggagctggaggacgGCAGTGCAGGGGTCAGGGTGCTCTACCTGTACCCGACCCACAAGTCCCTGAAGCCGTGCCCCTTCTTCCTGGATGACAAGTGCAGATTTAAGGAGAACTGTCG gtTTTCCCATGGTCAGGTGGTGGCCGTGGAGGAGCTCCAGCCATTCCAGGAGCCCGACCTGAGCAGTCTGGGGGTGGGCTCAGCCtgcctggccaagcacagtGATGGGATCTGGTACACGGCCAAAATCACCg ATGTGGACAGTGGTTACTACACGGTGAAATTTGACTCCCTGCTCCTCAAGGAGGCCGTGGTGGAAGGGGACAGTGTCATTCCACCCCTGAGAAGTGAAGATGCTGCTGAATCTGGCGAGTCTGATGAGGATAGTGTGGATGATTCTGGTTATGCCAAAG TGATAGATTCAGGGGTTCCAGAGAACGGGGAATGgacccctgcctgcagctcctctttCGGTGGCTGGGAGGCCCATACTCGTGGCATTGGCTCCAAACTGCTTGTTCAGATGGGATATGAGTTTGGAAAAG GCTTAGGGAAGAATGGCGAGGGCAGAGTGGAGCCAGTGCAGGCTGTGGTGCTTCCTCGAGGGAAGTCCCTGGACCAGTGTGCTGAGGTGCTTCAGAAGAAGAAGCAGGGGAAGCTGGAGCCGGGCAAATCGAGGAAATGCCGAGCAAAGGGAAGCAGCTCCGGACAGCCGGGCGGCCGTAAGGCCCCGCGCAACGTGTTTGACTTCCTGAACGAGAAACTGCGCGGGAAGAGCGCCGGGGACAAGGCTGGGGGGATGGCTCTGCCCCAGAGGAACAGCAAAGAGATCTACCATGCCAGCAAGAGCACCAAGAAGGCCCTGAGTGTCAGCCTCTTCCAGACCACGGAGAAGATTGAACAAACACAGAGGGATATCAGGGGAATCCAGCAGGCCCTGGCACGCAACATCGGGCG GCACAGcattgctgcagctcagctggaggagaagctggCTGATGCCCAcaagcagctgggacagctgcagGCCCAGGAAGCCAGGCTACAGCGGGAGCAGAAGAAAGCAGACACCCACAAGAAGATGACTGAGTTCTAG